One window from the genome of Pempheris klunzingeri isolate RE-2024b chromosome 7, fPemKlu1.hap1, whole genome shotgun sequence encodes:
- the LOC139203946 gene encoding rabphilin-3A-like → MTDTVMSGTSDRWVSNDKQRSKRASDTPDLTDEEKEIINSVIARAEKMEAMEQERIGRLINRLDDMKKTVCGDGMSRCLLCGEQLGSPGVSSVVCEDCKKNMCSKCGIQCSSRPRAVWLCKICREQREVWKRSGAWFFKGFPKHFLPQPMPLSKKETVAQGAVEPQGPPASKPREAETQPAEPEPQGRAGYPPVAPKPSAVRMATAGPEEAGQGSPVVMKKMVPVQSSRPQPAPSASMAGQGNGGAYSSGAAPPEQRPPSAVREDRRQPAAYSAPPARQQPPPAEEEEANDYDSDEATTLGSLEFSLLYEQESNSLHCSILKAKGLKPMDSNGLADPYIKLHLLPGASKSNKLRTKTLRNTRNPAWNETLTYHGLTDDDMQRKTLRLSVCDEDKFGHNEFIGETRVALKKLKMNQKKNFNVCLERVIPTKRTATAGGARGIALYEDEPGKDGGELEERGRILMSLMYSSQTNRLIVGVVRCVHLAAMDANGYSDPYVKICLKPDMGKKGKCKTQIKKRTLNPEFNEEFSYDIKHSELAKKSLDVSVWDYDIGKSNDYIGGCQLGITAKGERLKHWYECLKNKDKKIERWHTLYIENHVASD, encoded by the exons ATGACGGACACAGTGATGAGCGGCACCTCGGATCGCTGGGTGTCCAACGACAAGCAGAGAAGCAAGCGTGCGAG TGATACTCCAGACCtgacagatgaagagaaagagattaTAAACAGCGTGATCGCTCGGGCCGAGAAAATGGAGGCTATGGAGCAGGAAAGAATTGG gcgcTTGATAAACCGCCTGGATGACATGAAGAAGACGGTGTGTGGGGATGGAATGTCCCGCTGTTTGCTGTGTGGGGAGCAGCTGGGCTCACCTGGGGTCAGCTCAGTGGTGTGCGAGGACTGCAAAAAG AACATGTGTTCCAAGTGTGGTATACAGTGCAGCAGTCGGCCACGAGCTGTGTGGCTCTGCAAGATCTGCAGGGAACAGCGAGAG GTATGGAAGAGGTCTGGCGCCTGGTTCTTCAAGGGCTTTCCTAAGCATTTCCTGCCACAGCCCATGCCTTTATCTAAAAAGGAAACAGTAGCCCAGGGAGCAGTGGAGCCCCAGGGGCCACCAGCCTCCAAGCCGAGGGAAGCAGAGACCCAACCAGCAG AACCGGAGCCACAGGGCCGGGCTGGTTACCCACCTGTGGCCCCTAAACCATCAGCTGTGCGCATGGCCACGGCTGGACCTGAGGAGGCGGGGCAGGGCAGCCCGGTGGTGATGAAGAAGATGGTGCCCGTCCAGAGCTCCAGACCACAGCCCGCTCCGTCGGCCTCCATGGCCGGGCAGG GAAATGGAGGGGCTTACTCCTCTGgtgcagctcctccagagcaGAGACCGCCTTCTGCAGTaagagaggacaggaggcaGCCCGCTGCCTACAGTGCTCCTCCCGCCCGACAGCAACCTCCcccagctgaggaggaggaggccaacGACTATGACTCTGATGAAGCCA CCACTCTTGGCTCTCTCGAGTTCAGCCTGCTCTACGAACAGGAAAGCAACAGCCTCCACTGTAGCATCCTCAAAGCAAAG GGACTGAAGCCCATGGACTCAAATGGACTGGCAGATCCTTACATCAAGCTTCATCTGCTGCCAGGGGCTAGTAAG TCTAACAAGCTGCGCACAAAGACCTTAAGAAACACCCGCAACCCTGCGTGGAATGAGACACTCACCTACCACGGCCTGACAGATGACGACATGCAGCGCAAGACCCTCAG gctgtctgtctgtgatgaaGACAAGTTTGGGCATAATGAGTTTATCGGGGAAACCAGAGTGGCGCTGAAGAAACTGAAGATGAACCAGAAGAAAAACTTCAACGTTTGTCTCGAGAGAGTCATCCCT ACGAAGAGAACTGCAACAGCCGGGGGAGCGAGAGGCATCGCTCTCTACGAAGATGAG CCAGGGAAGGACGGCGGAGAGCTGGAGGAGCGTGGTCGGATTCTGATGTCTCTCATGTACAGCTCCCAGACAAACCGTCTCATCGTGGGTGTCGTGCGCTGTGTTCACCTGGCTGCAATGGATGCCAATGGCTACTCTGACCCATATGTCAAAAT ATGTCTGAAACCTGACATGGGGAAAAAGGgcaaatgcaaaacacaaatcaagAAGAGGACTTTGAACCCAGAGTTTAATGAG GAATTCAGCTATGACATCAAACACAGCGAACTGGCCAAGAAGAGTTTAGATGTCTCTGTGTGGGATTACGATATTGGCAAGTCCAACGACTACATCG GTGGGTGTCAGCTGGGTATCACTGCTAAGGGGGAGAGGCTGAAGCACTGGTATGAGTGTCTGAAGAACAAGGACAAGAAGATTGAGCGCTGGCACACCTTGTATATCGAGAATCACGTGGCTAGTGATTAA